A stretch of Fluviicola sp. DNA encodes these proteins:
- a CDS encoding glycosyltransferase yields MTHSAPKIAVIIVNYNVVFFLEQCLNSVSEAMKQEPAEVWVVDNNSVDGSVEMVREKFPWVKVIANKDNKGFSKANNQAMEISECNYQLLLNPDTVIEEDTLFKVVKYMDEHPEVGGLGVRMVDGKGVFLPESKRGLPTPAVAFYKIFGISRIFPKSKIFGKYHLGYLSEFETNEIEILSGAFMLMRKEALDKVGLLDEAFFMYGEDIDLSYRIIKGGYKNVYFPETRIIHYKGESTKKSSVNYVFVFYRAMVIFARKHFSQKNARLFSFLINSAIYFRAGLAIGMRFIRKITLPVFDTLYLLLGLFALTNYWQQAQIDFPEQSTNILILVYTFIWMTSVALQGGYDQPITFRKFIFGGAIGTAFILILYALFPKEWQFSRLFILLGAGWTIAYYILSRCILHLAIGKRFTINGRKHANFAIVGSPEEFERVSHLLHQTQPKIAQIVSVSLTENHGKDSLGSIDQLEQIARVHNIDEIIFCAKDLSAADIIHWMTAIPDVSVDYKIAQPDSQYLIGSNSIETAGDLYILEINAISQPAKKRQKRLFDFLTGMLLLLTSPLIIWVYKNKLQFLGNILKLISGRKTVVSYNDPGNLSNKQLPKIKKGILTPTDQLSGLDENLKSKLDLLYAREYSVLRDIQILWKSWKKLDQ; encoded by the coding sequence GTGACCCATTCTGCTCCGAAAATTGCTGTTATCATAGTCAACTACAATGTTGTCTTTTTCCTGGAGCAATGCCTGAATTCCGTTTCGGAAGCTATGAAACAGGAACCGGCGGAAGTTTGGGTGGTCGACAATAATTCGGTGGATGGCTCCGTGGAAATGGTCCGCGAGAAATTTCCTTGGGTAAAGGTCATAGCCAACAAAGACAACAAAGGATTTTCCAAAGCGAACAACCAGGCGATGGAAATCTCCGAATGCAATTATCAGCTGCTTCTGAACCCGGATACGGTGATCGAGGAAGATACCTTGTTCAAAGTAGTGAAATACATGGACGAACACCCGGAAGTGGGCGGATTGGGCGTTAGAATGGTTGACGGAAAAGGAGTTTTCCTTCCCGAATCCAAAAGAGGTTTGCCTACACCGGCGGTTGCATTCTACAAAATATTCGGTATTTCCCGCATTTTCCCCAAGTCGAAAATCTTCGGAAAGTACCACCTGGGCTATTTGTCCGAATTTGAAACCAACGAAATCGAGATCCTTTCCGGTGCGTTTATGCTCATGCGCAAGGAAGCCCTGGACAAAGTAGGTTTGCTGGACGAAGCATTTTTCATGTACGGGGAAGACATCGATTTGTCTTACCGCATTATCAAAGGAGGTTATAAAAACGTTTACTTCCCGGAAACGCGGATTATCCATTACAAAGGAGAAAGTACCAAGAAGAGTTCGGTCAACTACGTGTTCGTGTTTTACCGGGCGATGGTCATCTTTGCGCGCAAACACTTTTCCCAGAAAAATGCGCGCCTGTTCTCCTTCCTGATCAATTCCGCCATTTATTTCCGCGCAGGATTGGCAATCGGGATGCGTTTTATCCGCAAGATTACCCTTCCGGTTTTCGATACCTTGTATTTGTTACTGGGATTGTTTGCCCTGACCAATTACTGGCAGCAGGCACAAATTGATTTCCCCGAACAAAGCACCAATATCCTGATCCTGGTTTACACCTTCATCTGGATGACTTCCGTGGCATTGCAGGGCGGATACGATCAGCCCATTACCTTCCGGAAATTCATTTTCGGCGGAGCGATCGGAACGGCTTTTATCCTGATCCTCTATGCACTTTTCCCGAAAGAATGGCAGTTCTCACGCTTGTTTATTTTACTGGGAGCAGGCTGGACCATCGCTTATTACATCCTTTCGCGCTGTATTCTTCACCTGGCAATCGGAAAGCGCTTTACTATCAACGGGCGCAAACATGCCAATTTTGCCATTGTGGGTTCGCCGGAAGAATTCGAACGCGTGTCGCATTTGTTGCACCAAACACAGCCCAAGATCGCTCAGATCGTTTCGGTTTCACTGACTGAGAACCATGGAAAAGATTCACTCGGATCGATCGATCAACTGGAACAAATTGCGCGGGTACACAACATCGATGAAATTATCTTTTGCGCCAAAGATTTGAGTGCTGCTGATATTATTCACTGGATGACGGCCATTCCGGATGTTTCGGTAGATTATAAAATTGCACAGCCCGACAGTCAGTACCTGATCGGTTCCAACTCGATTGAAACAGCCGGAGATCTTTACATCCTGGAGATCAACGCGATCAGTCAGCCGGCCAAAAAGCGACAAAAGCGCCTGTTTGATTTCCTGACGGGCATGTTGCTGCTGCTCACTTCTCCCCTGATCATCTGGGTTTACAAAAATAAACTCCAGTTCCTGGGAAATATTCTGAAACTGATCAGCGGGCGAAAAACCGTTGTTTCCTATAATGATCCGGGCAATTTATCCAACAAACAATTACCCAAGATCAAGAAGGGAATCCTTACTCCGACCGACCAATTAAGCGGTTTGGACGAAAATCTGAAATCCAAACTGGATTTGTTGTACGCACGCGAATATTCGGTGTTGCGCGACATCCAGATATTGTGGAAATCGTGGAAAAAATTAGATCAATAA
- a CDS encoding RidA family protein produces the protein MKKAITIPGAPAPIGPYSQAIVSGDTIYVSGQIPLNPFTGELEVGSIEEATHRILKNIESLLQEAGLTLNHIVKCSIFMTDLGQFSEMNAVYGSYFQDVPPARETVQVSKLPMNVPIEISCIAVK, from the coding sequence ATGAAAAAGGCAATTACAATCCCGGGAGCTCCTGCTCCGATCGGGCCATACAGTCAGGCAATTGTTAGCGGTGACACTATTTACGTCAGTGGCCAGATTCCTTTAAACCCGTTTACAGGTGAATTGGAGGTCGGATCCATTGAAGAAGCAACGCACCGCATCCTGAAAAACATCGAGTCTTTATTGCAGGAAGCCGGGCTTACATTGAACCACATAGTGAAGTGCAGCATTTTCATGACCGACTTAGGGCAATTTTCCGAGATGAACGCCGTTTATGGTTCATATTTCCAGGACGTGCCTCCGGCAAGAGAAACCGTACAAGTTTCGAAGTTGCCGATGAACGTTCCGATTGAGATTTCTTGTATTGCCGTAAAATAA
- a CDS encoding aminodeoxychorismate/anthranilate synthase component II has product MRFLLVDNFDSFTYNIVHYLEQCGVTVDVVTNLDVDPSSPNEYDALVLSPGPGLPPQAGKLMEVVARSFVQNIPVLGVCLGMQALAIHTGDSVYNQEIVKHGLAEEIQLVKKDSLFYAQIPQTFEVGLYHSWAVRLKEESPFTPTAFSETGVLMSMEIPEKKIYAVQFHPESILTPHGLKMIENFVEIVKSDSFAGQ; this is encoded by the coding sequence ATGCGGTTTTTATTAGTAGATAACTTCGATTCCTTTACCTATAACATTGTCCATTACCTGGAACAATGCGGGGTAACAGTAGATGTGGTTACAAACCTGGATGTCGATCCTTCCTCGCCGAATGAATACGACGCACTGGTGCTTTCTCCCGGTCCGGGCCTGCCGCCGCAGGCAGGGAAACTGATGGAAGTCGTTGCCCGGTCATTCGTACAAAACATTCCTGTTTTAGGAGTTTGCCTGGGAATGCAGGCTTTGGCTATTCACACCGGCGATTCTGTTTACAACCAGGAAATTGTCAAGCACGGACTGGCAGAAGAAATCCAACTGGTGAAAAAGGATTCCCTTTTTTATGCGCAAATTCCCCAAACTTTTGAAGTGGGCTTGTACCATTCCTGGGCCGTGCGATTGAAGGAAGAATCACCGTTTACTCCAACTGCTTTTTCGGAAACCGGAGTTTTGATGTCGATGGAAATTCCCGAAAAGAAGATTTATGCCGTTCAATTTCATCCCGAAAGCATTCTCACTCCCCACGGATTAAAAATGATTGAAAACTTCGTGGAAATTGTCAAAAGTGATTCATTCGCTGGCCAGTAA
- a CDS encoding GNAT family N-acetyltransferase → MNWIKHPALLKGQHVSLVPLNESHIAELVELAQDKSIWKHYAIDGSDKDKLKTSLEQGIADREGGTQYPFVIQLNENGQLIGSTRFLDIQENHQKLEIGWTWLHPDYWGTNINTECKYLLLTFCFEELQAKRVQLRTDENNLRSRKAIEKIGGQFEGILRNDMVRDNGTTRNSAYFSIIPEEWQQTKAQLQELLASE, encoded by the coding sequence ATGAATTGGATAAAACATCCTGCGTTGCTGAAGGGACAGCATGTAAGTCTGGTTCCTTTGAACGAATCACATATCGCTGAGTTGGTTGAATTGGCGCAGGACAAAAGCATTTGGAAGCATTATGCCATAGACGGAAGCGATAAGGACAAACTGAAAACCAGTTTGGAACAAGGAATCGCCGACCGTGAAGGTGGAACTCAATATCCTTTTGTGATTCAGCTGAATGAAAACGGGCAACTCATTGGCAGCACCCGCTTTTTAGACATCCAGGAGAACCATCAAAAACTGGAGATCGGTTGGACCTGGCTTCATCCGGATTACTGGGGAACGAATATCAATACGGAATGCAAATACTTACTGCTCACTTTCTGCTTCGAAGAATTGCAGGCTAAACGCGTTCAATTGAGAACGGATGAAAACAACCTGCGTTCCCGGAAAGCCATTGAAAAAATCGGCGGACAGTTTGAAGGTATTCTGCGAAACGACATGGTCCGGGACAACGGAACAACCCGGAATTCGGCGTATTTCAGCATCATTCCCGAAGAATGGCAACAGACGAAGGCTCAACTTCAGGAATTACTGGCCAGCGAATGA
- a CDS encoding nuclear transport factor 2 family protein, which translates to MDTQTAEKFAQEWISSWNGHNIQDILSHYADDVTFYSPFIPLLKFNETGVITNKNDLKKYFEIGLNSYPDLHFRFHHCFAGINTVVIYYTSVNGRLAAEVFELNEQGKAIQVYCNYSDPKPQ; encoded by the coding sequence ATGGATACACAAACAGCAGAAAAATTTGCGCAGGAATGGATCAGTTCCTGGAACGGACACAATATCCAGGACATCTTATCCCACTATGCAGACGACGTAACCTTCTATTCTCCATTCATTCCGCTTCTAAAATTCAATGAAACCGGAGTCATCACGAACAAAAACGATTTAAAAAAATACTTCGAGATCGGGTTGAACAGCTATCCTGATTTGCACTTCCGGTTTCATCATTGTTTTGCCGGCATCAACACCGTGGTGATCTACTATACATCGGTGAACGGCAGACTGGCAGCAGAAGTATTCGAATTAAACGAGCAGGGAAAAGCCATCCAGGTTTATTGTAATTATTCCGATCCGAAACCGCAATGA
- a CDS encoding DinB family protein, whose translation MEFSLDKSLEIIANTPVVISTLLHNLSDDWTDRNEGENTWTVKEVVAHLIECEQTNWLPRIRIVLNSPETVFAPMDMQAHMEQAKNHSLGELLVQFDQLRANAIRELKQYDLKEEDFLKTATHPVIGKVSLVNLISTWTAHDMTHLAQIARIIARQNKELVGNFKQYLNILN comes from the coding sequence ATGGAATTCTCATTAGACAAATCATTGGAAATTATCGCGAATACACCGGTCGTTATTTCCACCTTATTGCATAACCTGAGTGACGACTGGACCGACCGCAACGAAGGAGAAAACACGTGGACCGTAAAAGAAGTGGTGGCGCACCTGATCGAATGCGAACAAACAAACTGGCTGCCGAGAATACGAATCGTGCTCAATAGTCCCGAAACGGTCTTTGCACCGATGGACATGCAGGCCCATATGGAACAGGCAAAAAACCATTCGCTCGGGGAACTGCTGGTCCAATTCGATCAGCTCCGGGCAAATGCCATCCGTGAATTAAAGCAATACGACCTCAAGGAAGAAGATTTTTTGAAGACTGCTACTCACCCGGTCATCGGGAAAGTGAGCCTGGTAAACCTTATTTCTACCTGGACAGCACACGATATGACCCATCTGGCGCAAATTGCCCGGATCATAGCCCGGCAAAATAAAGAATTAGTAGGTAACTTTAAACAGTATTTAAACATTCTAAACTGA
- a CDS encoding MBL fold metallo-hydrolase — protein MKIRKLNWAGIAVTCGDKTVLIDAVENFTPYFQILGAPLTPLIRFSDTLKADYILLTHLHLDHFDKEVIEKCLNPGGKIIAYTKHEKAIAKLNRDYILLDNNETFGENGITFKAVYSLDGIGEEQTAWIVDFNGVKLFHGGDTIWHNQFWRLGKENPHINFAFLPVNGAVVNFQMAGLEYSTVPASLTPEQAFNAAKLLHAEKLVPIHYEKFASPYYQPADTSEAIFNRYSEEIKQPYQLVNDGEYVN, from the coding sequence ATGAAAATCCGGAAGCTAAACTGGGCGGGAATAGCAGTAACATGCGGCGATAAAACCGTCCTGATCGATGCAGTGGAAAATTTCACTCCCTACTTTCAAATTTTGGGAGCTCCGTTAACTCCCCTAATCCGTTTTTCAGATACGCTAAAAGCAGATTACATCCTCCTTACGCATTTGCATCTGGACCATTTCGACAAGGAAGTCATTGAAAAATGCTTAAATCCTGGCGGAAAGATTATCGCTTACACCAAACACGAAAAAGCAATTGCCAAACTCAACCGGGATTACATTCTGCTGGATAACAATGAAACATTCGGCGAAAACGGGATTACGTTTAAAGCGGTCTATTCCCTGGATGGAATCGGTGAAGAACAAACTGCCTGGATTGTGGATTTTAATGGCGTCAAATTATTCCACGGTGGCGACACTATCTGGCACAATCAGTTCTGGCGATTAGGCAAAGAAAACCCACACATAAACTTTGCCTTCCTGCCGGTCAATGGTGCAGTAGTCAACTTTCAAATGGCCGGTTTGGAATACAGCACCGTTCCTGCTTCACTGACTCCAGAACAGGCATTTAACGCGGCCAAATTGCTGCATGCCGAAAAACTGGTTCCCATTCACTACGAAAAGTTCGCTTCTCCATACTATCAACCGGCCGACACCAGTGAAGCGATATTCAACCGGTATTCGGAAGAGATTAAACAGCCGTACCAGTTAGTAAATGATGGCGAATACGTGAATTAA
- a CDS encoding DUF1572 domain-containing protein, protein MNTSYLESVIKQFEYYKMLGEKTVAQIPDEKLFWQYNEDSNSIAIIVKHLWGNMMSRWTDFLTTDGEKDWRNRDAEFENDFQNKEELVEKWNEGWNVFLNTLKSLKEEDLEKIIYIRNQGHTVLEAINRQLAHYPYHIGQLVYIGKLCAENWESLSIPKGKSTDFNAEKFSKPKERGHFTDEFLNKDKS, encoded by the coding sequence ATGAATACAAGTTATTTAGAAAGTGTCATCAAGCAATTTGAATACTACAAAATGCTGGGCGAAAAAACTGTTGCCCAAATCCCCGATGAAAAGCTGTTTTGGCAATACAACGAAGACAGCAACAGCATTGCGATCATTGTAAAGCACCTTTGGGGGAACATGATGAGTCGCTGGACCGACTTTTTGACAACAGACGGAGAAAAGGACTGGCGCAACCGTGACGCTGAATTTGAAAACGACTTTCAAAACAAAGAAGAACTGGTTGAAAAATGGAACGAAGGCTGGAACGTGTTTCTGAATACCCTTAAATCGCTCAAAGAAGAAGACCTCGAAAAAATCATATACATCCGCAACCAGGGGCATACTGTCCTGGAAGCCATCAACCGGCAATTAGCTCATTACCCGTATCACATCGGGCAGTTAGTTTATATCGGTAAATTGTGTGCGGAAAATTGGGAATCGCTGTCCATTCCGAAAGGAAAATCAACCGATTTCAATGCGGAGAAATTTTCCAAACCCAAAGAGCGCGGGCATTTCACCGACGAATTTCTAAACAAGGACAAGTCATGA
- a CDS encoding DUF2147 domain-containing protein: protein MKWITTSLFLLFFVVAKAQSCVGVWITIDDKTGKKKSKVELYKKDEKLYGKITYLYPREGREDNPKCKKCTDDRKDQPLVGLQIIRGLKWDGGEWEDGTIVDPENGKVYTCAIWIDRDDFTKLHVRGYVGPFYRTQTWIKAD from the coding sequence ATGAAATGGATAACCACATCATTATTTCTGTTGTTTTTTGTAGTTGCCAAAGCGCAGTCTTGCGTGGGTGTATGGATTACAATTGACGACAAAACAGGCAAGAAAAAGTCGAAAGTGGAGCTTTACAAGAAGGATGAGAAACTTTACGGAAAAATCACCTATCTGTATCCGCGCGAAGGAAGAGAAGACAATCCGAAGTGCAAGAAATGTACGGACGACCGCAAGGATCAGCCGCTTGTTGGTTTGCAAATTATCCGCGGATTGAAATGGGATGGAGGAGAATGGGAAGACGGAACGATCGTGGATCCTGAAAACGGAAAAGTGTATACCTGCGCCATTTGGATTGACCGTGATGATTTTACCAAATTGCACGTAAGAGGTTATGTGGGGCCGTTCTACAGAACACAAACGTGGATAAAAGCAGATTAA
- a CDS encoding phosphatidylserine decarboxylase family protein, whose translation MTLHREGTTTIIIAVIILGLIQWGNYWLYTKTEWLWLFLLLSAGALVMLYLVIQFFRIPKRTFTFTDSDILCPADGKVVVIEEVEETEYFKDRRIQVSIFMSPLNVHANYFPISGIVKYVKYHKGLFLVAWHPKSSTDNERSTVVVQHSSGQEVLFRQIAGAVARRICYYAKEGQTAETGQEFGFIKFGSRVDVFLPLGTKLDVKIDQDVKAKLTKLGSF comes from the coding sequence ATGACACTCCACAGGGAAGGAACAACTACAATCATCATCGCAGTAATCATCTTGGGCTTGATCCAATGGGGAAATTACTGGCTGTATACAAAAACAGAATGGCTTTGGTTATTCTTATTATTATCTGCCGGAGCATTGGTAATGCTTTATTTAGTGATACAATTCTTCCGGATCCCGAAACGCACGTTTACTTTTACAGATTCAGACATTTTGTGTCCGGCTGACGGAAAAGTGGTGGTGATCGAAGAAGTGGAAGAAACCGAATATTTTAAAGACCGCCGTATCCAGGTTTCTATTTTCATGTCGCCGCTAAACGTGCATGCAAATTACTTCCCGATCAGCGGAATTGTCAAGTACGTGAAATACCACAAAGGGCTTTTCTTAGTAGCATGGCATCCGAAAAGCTCTACGGATAACGAACGAAGCACGGTGGTGGTTCAACATTCATCCGGACAGGAAGTATTGTTCCGCCAGATTGCCGGTGCTGTTGCAAGAAGAATCTGTTACTATGCAAAGGAAGGTCAAACGGCTGAAACGGGCCAGGAATTCGGGTTTATCAAATTCGGTTCCCGTGTGGATGTCTTTTTACCGCTTGGCACGAAATTAGATGTTAAAATCGACCAGGATGTTAAAGCTAAGTTAACGAAGCTTGGCTCATTCTAA
- a CDS encoding phosphatidate cytidylyltransferase, whose amino-acid sequence MKDVLIRSVFGALFLMVVFTPFVYDVRNNANILNLVFYVFTMLGTHELSEMSKKSPYKHTMKLPALLLVTALFMPLLIQTAKDFYPLLYNPAWDFFLKTPAALILWGILIVTIIVLSFWIFTKEKIDFVFKSPFVFNFFYPVLPMWTLAIAYTLTNQFDKQMLLIVLLPIYLNDTLAYVFGRLFGKTPLIPSVSPKKTREGFIGGMIGAALVMLAILYFVGSFTTKNALAIAGVSVLASILATLGDLFESKLKRSINIKDSGNILPGHGGILDRIDAMLFVAPVLYVLLALIS is encoded by the coding sequence ATGAAAGATGTATTGATACGCTCCGTTTTCGGGGCTTTATTTTTGATGGTGGTTTTCACTCCTTTCGTATACGATGTGAGAAACAATGCCAATATCCTGAATCTTGTTTTCTATGTGTTTACCATGCTCGGAACCCATGAATTATCGGAAATGAGCAAGAAAAGCCCGTATAAACACACGATGAAACTTCCGGCTCTTTTATTGGTAACCGCTTTGTTCATGCCGCTTTTGATCCAAACAGCAAAAGACTTCTATCCCTTACTCTACAACCCGGCCTGGGATTTCTTTCTTAAAACTCCTGCTGCGTTGATTCTTTGGGGAATCCTGATCGTAACGATCATTGTTCTGTCTTTCTGGATCTTCACAAAAGAAAAGATCGACTTTGTATTCAAAAGCCCGTTTGTATTCAACTTTTTCTACCCGGTTTTACCGATGTGGACTTTAGCAATAGCATACACGCTGACCAACCAGTTCGACAAACAAATGCTGCTGATCGTGTTATTGCCGATTTATCTGAACGATACACTGGCATACGTTTTCGGTCGTTTATTCGGGAAAACGCCATTGATTCCAAGCGTTTCTCCCAAGAAAACCCGCGAAGGATTTATCGGTGGAATGATCGGCGCTGCACTTGTCATGCTGGCCATTCTTTATTTCGTGGGATCTTTCACTACCAAAAATGCCCTGGCTATTGCCGGAGTATCTGTTTTGGCCAGTATTTTAGCTACGCTGGGCGATCTTTTTGAAAGCAAGCTGAAACGTTCCATCAACATCAAAGATTCCGGAAATATTCTCCCGGGTCACGGCGGAATTCTGGACCGAATTGACGCAATGCTATTCGTAGCTCCCGTTTTATACGTACTTTTGGCACTCATTAGTTAA
- the ftsH gene encoding ATP-dependent zinc metalloprotease FtsH: protein MAENNNSNKPKRNPYAIYWIYAVIVLGIIVAAYYNGSSDAQLRNINTFYSLADSSMIADARIVNYKRVDFKINEAGEKAIKANPNPKGELKFIKKALEKKSNGFTQKSAPVFSIDIVDAGNFETKLDEINERLVAKGKATVSAPPVEERDYFGSIIGFLLPILIIVLIWVFVMRRMSGGGGGAGGQIFNIGKSRAQVYEKGKSTNVTFKDVAGLEGAKEEIQEIVEFLRSPQRYTELGAKIPKGALLVGPPGTGKTLLAKAVAGEAKVPFFSLSGSDFVEMFVGVGASRVRDLFRQAKEKAPAIIFIDEIDAIGRARGKNNGFNSNDERENTLNQLLTEMDGFGTNSGVIILAATNRADVLDAALMRAGRFDRQIYVDMPDLNERKEIFQVHLKPLKLDKNMDIDFLSKQTPGFSGADIANLCNEAALIAARKNKKFVERQDFLDAVDRIIGGLEKKNKIITKEEKRAIAFHEAGHATTSWLLEHAHPLVKVTIVPRGRSLGAAWYLPEERQITTTEQILDDMCSALGGRAAEQLMFGKISTGALSDLEKVTKQAYAMVSIYGLNERVGNISFYDSQGRDAFTKPYSDETARIIDEEVSKLIEEQYQRALNILSENKDKLTALANKLLEKEVIFKEDLEEIFGKRLWNSEEEVNTAINNPPSDDSTIDINPENPVNEDTKTDQDSNIINPTIEPLDNSNNSEE from the coding sequence ATGGCTGAAAATAACAATTCAAACAAACCGAAAAGGAATCCTTATGCGATCTACTGGATTTATGCAGTAATCGTATTGGGAATCATCGTTGCAGCTTACTACAATGGTTCTTCAGATGCTCAGTTGCGTAACATCAACACCTTTTATTCCCTGGCGGATTCCAGCATGATTGCTGACGCACGTATTGTAAACTACAAGCGTGTTGACTTCAAGATCAACGAAGCCGGTGAAAAGGCCATCAAGGCAAATCCGAATCCGAAAGGTGAATTAAAGTTCATTAAGAAGGCGCTGGAAAAGAAAAGCAACGGTTTCACTCAAAAAAGTGCACCGGTTTTCTCTATTGATATCGTGGATGCTGGAAATTTTGAAACCAAACTGGATGAAATCAACGAGCGTTTGGTAGCCAAAGGAAAAGCAACTGTTTCTGCTCCACCGGTTGAAGAACGCGATTATTTCGGTTCGATCATCGGTTTCCTGTTACCGATTCTGATTATCGTCCTGATCTGGGTGTTCGTCATGAGACGTATGTCAGGCGGAGGTGGCGGTGCCGGAGGCCAGATCTTCAACATCGGGAAATCCCGTGCGCAGGTTTACGAAAAAGGAAAATCCACCAACGTAACATTCAAAGATGTTGCAGGTTTGGAAGGAGCAAAAGAAGAGATCCAGGAAATTGTGGAATTCTTAAGAAGTCCGCAGCGCTACACCGAATTGGGAGCTAAAATTCCAAAAGGAGCTTTATTGGTAGGCCCTCCGGGAACCGGTAAAACCTTATTGGCAAAAGCCGTAGCAGGTGAAGCAAAAGTTCCTTTCTTTTCGCTTTCCGGATCTGATTTCGTGGAAATGTTCGTAGGGGTCGGAGCATCCCGTGTGCGTGACTTATTCCGACAGGCAAAAGAAAAAGCACCTGCCATCATCTTCATCGACGAGATCGATGCGATCGGTCGTGCAAGAGGGAAAAACAACGGATTCAACTCCAACGACGAGCGCGAAAACACCCTGAACCAACTATTGACAGAAATGGATGGTTTCGGAACAAACTCCGGGGTAATCATTCTGGCAGCAACCAACCGCGCAGATGTACTGGATGCAGCTTTGATGCGTGCAGGTCGTTTTGACCGCCAGATCTATGTAGACATGCCGGATTTGAATGAACGGAAGGAAATTTTCCAGGTTCACTTAAAGCCGTTGAAGCTGGATAAGAACATGGATATCGACTTCCTGAGCAAGCAAACACCGGGATTCTCCGGAGCGGATATCGCAAACTTGTGTAACGAAGCTGCATTGATCGCAGCGCGTAAGAACAAGAAGTTTGTTGAACGACAGGATTTCTTAGATGCCGTTGACCGTATTATCGGTGGATTGGAAAAGAAAAACAAGATCATTACCAAAGAAGAGAAACGCGCCATTGCTTTCCACGAAGCGGGTCACGCAACCACTTCCTGGTTACTGGAACATGCGCATCCTTTGGTAAAAGTAACGATTGTACCTCGCGGACGTTCATTGGGAGCAGCGTGGTATTTGCCGGAAGAACGACAAATCACCACTACGGAGCAAATCCTCGATGACATGTGTTCTGCTTTGGGAGGCCGTGCTGCAGAGCAATTGATGTTCGGAAAAATCTCTACGGGAGCTTTGAGCGATTTGGAGAAAGTAACCAAACAAGCATACGCCATGGTTTCCATCTACGGATTGAACGAACGTGTAGGAAATATTTCCTTCTACGATTCCCAGGGACGTGATGCGTTTACAAAACCATATTCGGATGAAACAGCACGTATCATTGACGAAGAGGTGAGTAAACTGATCGAAGAGCAATACCAGCGTGCGTTAAATATTCTTTCCGAGAATAAGGACAAGCTGACTGCTTTGGCGAATAAGCTTTTGGAAAAAGAAGTGATCTTCAAGGAAGACCTGGAAGAAATCTTCGGAAAACGCCTGTGGAATTCTGAAGAAGAAGTGAACACAGCGATCAACAATCCTCCAAGCGACGATTCGACTATTGATATCAATCCTGAGAACCCGGTGAACGAAGACACTAAAACGGATCAGGACTCAAATATCATCAATCCGACGATTGAACCGTTGGACAACTCGAACAATTCAGAAGAGTAA
- the rsfS gene encoding ribosome silencing factor, with amino-acid sequence MYKLKKDIDSKVLCDAIVEGMQENKAKDIVVLDLRNISSAVTDFFVICSGESSVQVDGIASTVTRHTRKELQEKPWHQEGKTTSEWVLLDYVSVVAHIFYKDARHFYELEDLWSDAIRTDIPNLN; translated from the coding sequence ATGTATAAATTAAAAAAGGACATAGATTCTAAAGTACTTTGCGACGCTATCGTTGAGGGTATGCAAGAAAACAAAGCGAAAGACATCGTTGTATTAGACCTACGAAACATTTCAAGTGCAGTTACAGACTTTTTCGTCATTTGCTCCGGGGAATCCAGCGTGCAGGTTGACGGTATTGCCTCAACTGTAACCAGACACACCCGTAAAGAATTACAGGAAAAACCCTGGCACCAGGAAGGAAAAACAACTTCCGAGTGGGTTTTGCTGGATTATGTAAGTGTTGTAGCGCATATTTTCTACAAGGATGCAAGACATTTTTATGAATTGGAAGATCTCTGGTCAGATGCTATCAGAACAGATATTCCAAATTTGAATTAA